From the genome of Campylobacter concisus:
ATCTTAATAGCACAACAGTCACTATAAAGCTTCCTAAAAATGCAGTAAGTGGAGATAAACTAACTGTAACTATAAAAGAGCCAAATGAGGCTACTGCTAGAGAAATAAAATATACTATTGGAAAAGATAATAATGGTAAGTTCTTTGTAAAAGATAGCGATGGCAATAAAATAGATACAGATACAGATGGTAGAAGCTTTAAAATTTCTGGCATTAAAACAGCAACTGGTCTAGAAACTAAAGTAACAGCTGAGATAAAAGATAAAGATGGTATTCAGCATGCAGAAGATACAAGCACGGTTACTATCTCAAATATAAACGATATGGCAGTATATTTCAAAGAGGATGCTGACCGTAACGTATCTTTAACGAGAGCAGAGAGTAAGGACCCAGATGGTGACCTACACAAAACGACAGTAGTAGTAAAAGTGCCAAATAACGTTATAGCTGGTGATGTGGTAACTATAAAAATAGATAATGGCACTTCACCTAAAACTTATAAGGTTACAGGTAGAGATCCAAGCGGTAAAATCATACTAGAAGATACTTCTACTCATACTTCTATAACTGCAAGTGATAAAAATGAGATAGAAATTCCTGGCGTAGAGATCATTGCTGGCAAGACCATCAATGTAACTACTGAGACTACCGATGCAAGCGGTGGTAAAAAAGCTGAAGCACAAAATCATAATACTCTTGAAAAGCTTCATGAAGACATGGAGATAACTTTTGAAAAAGATACCAATAATGATGGTATTTTGGGTAGTGCAGAGGCAACTGGAGCGACTACTATAGCAACTATCAAGCTTCCTTCAAATTTTGTTTTAGGTGATAAATTAATAGTAGAGTCACACAACGAAGACACACCAAATAATAAAACGACCAAGACATATGAGATAGTAAAAGACAATAACGGCAAATTAATAGCCAAAAATGGTAGTGAAGAGCTTGATATTACCGATGATGCTGATAGCAATAAGGTGGTCAAATACACACTTGGCTTAACAGAAGATCATAAAACTATCATTAATGCCAAGGTTACTGATAATACTGGCGCTGATAAGGTTGAGACAAATAGCGATATTACGCTTGATGCTCAAGGTAGCGGTTCTGGAACAGGCTTTAGGCTATTTATTGATGAGGATAAAGATAGAAACGGAGTTCTAAGTAGAGATGAAGCTATGAAGGATGGAAATTTAAATACCACTTCGGCAATACTTCAAATCCCAACCACTGTAAATAGTGGCGATATTATAAAAGTCAAGGTAAATGGTGGAGCAGAACAAGAATATACTATTGTTTCAAATGTCGGCAATCGCATTACTCTAAAATTTCCAGATAATCACACTGAATTACTTCCAACAGATAATAAGCTAAAAATTTCTGATGTTCATATAGATAAAGATCATCCAGCAGTGGTTGAAGCTACTATAAATGGAGTAACAAAGACAGCTAAAGCTACATTAGAATCAGTAGATACTAAAAATTTAAAGATTGAATTTGTTGAAGATAATGCAAGTAGAGACAATGTAATAGACAGAGATGAAGCTATTTTGGACAATGATATAAAAAAGACAATTATAAGCGTTCAGGTGCCGCATAATGTCACAAATGGCGATAAGGTAGCAGTAACAATAAAAGAACCTCAAGCTAATGGCACAACAGGGTCTAGAACCATAACTTATACTGTTTCAAAAACTGCTAACGGCAAAATTTCACTTACAGATGATGCTACTCATACTACTACACAGCTAGCAAACAATACTATAAAAATTCCTGGTGTTGCTATGCTTCCAGGTCGCGAAACTAGTGCAGTAGCTACTATAACAAATGGTGCTGAGACTACAACTAGTAGCGAAGCAAAAGCCAAACTTGCTCCTTTAAGTGAAGCGGGATTAAGTGTAAGCATAGTTGCTGATAAAAATGATAATGGCATTATCTCAAGAGATGAGTCAGGTAGTAAAATTTCAAAGGTTCATGTTTCTATCCCAGGAAGTGTTGTAGCTGGTGATAAGATAGATGTCAAGATAACAAATCCTGATGGATCTACTGCGACTAATCATTACGAAGTTATGAAAAAAGATGTAAATGGAAAAATTACACTTAAAAATTTAGATGATGATTCTCAACAAACGCTTGATAGAGATAAGCCACTTGATCTCAATGCTACTATCGCAGTTGGTAAAGAAACAAAAGCTGAAGTTACTCTAACTGACACATTTGGTGAGAGTAAAACAGTAAGCGATACGGCACATGCTGAGATCGATGCTATAAGAGGCATCATGTTTAATAAGGATATAAAAACCTCAGAAAATGGCGAAAGATCTACTACGGTTAAAGTTTATCTTAATGAAGATGCTAGAAATGGAGATACGGTAGAGTTTAAATACACTGATCCAGACAACCACCATGCACTAACTAAGACTGCAACACATACTTTATCGGCTGAAGATATAACAAAAGGTGTATTCGAGCAATCATTAGATATTAATGCTAGATCAGCTTATGATTTGGAAGTCAAAGCTACTCTTAAGACCTCGGATTCGGATGGCTTAGAGTCCAAGTCTTACGAGCCTTATAAACCACTTCATATAGGCGTTGAAAACTATACGGTTAAATTTGACGCAAGCAAAGATATGAAAGGTGGCAAAGGCAATGATACTTTGGTAGTCGATGGTGGCGAAGTTGATTTTAACAACATTCCTAATATTCCTAATCTTGATTCAAAAGTAGAAAGCTTTGAAAATATTGAGCTTAAAGGTGGCTCTGAGATAAAATTTGATGCAAAAGCTATCTTTAACATCACTGATAATCTTAACACCGTTCTCAAGATCAAGGGCGATGCAACTAACAAAGTTGATATCAATGGTAAATGGAAAGAAGATACTTTAGTGCATGCTGATGCTGGCTTTAAAGGCTACTCAAGCGTAGATCAAGTAAATGGTCAAACACTTCATATTCAGATAGAAGACAAAATCCAAACTGATCTTTAATTGCCAAGTGTGGGCGTAAATTTACGCCCACTTCTACTCTTTCTCGTTAAAATTTAACTCCTTTTGCTTCATTTTTAAGCCTTATTTTACTAACATCACCCCTTTTAAAGGAGAAAATATGAAAAATTTAATAGCCGTTATTATAGTTATTGCTGCACTTGCTTTTGGTGCTTTTAAGTATATAAATTCATTTGTTGCACTTGATGAAAATGTAAATGCAAAGTGGTCGCAGGTGTTAAATCAATATAAAAGAAGAGCCGAGCTTGTGCCAAATTTGGTTGAAACTGTAAAAGGCTACGCAGCTCATGAGCAAAAAATTTTTGAAGATGTGGCAAATGCTAGAAGCAAGAGCATGCAAGTAAGCGTTGATGCAAGTGGTCTTAGCGATGAAGCTAAGATGAAAGAATTTATGACAGCACAAAGCTCGTTTGGCTTGGCGCTTGGCAGGCTTATGGCAGTTAGTGAGAACTACCCAGAGCTAAAAGCAAATCAAAATTTCTTATCTCTTCAGAGCCAGCTTGAAGGTACGCAAAACCGCATAAGCGTGGCAATGCATGATTATATCGAAGCTGTAAAAGAGTATAACGTAGCCCTTAGAAGCTTTCCAAATAAATTTATAGCAAGTGCTTTTTATCCTGAGCTAAAGCCAAAACAAAATCTTGAAATAAGCAACGAAGAGAAGATAAATCCAAAAGTTTCATTTGAGAAATGATGAAGAAAATTTTTGCTCTTTTATTTTTTACATTTTGCTTTTGTTTTGCCATAAATTTTAACGAGCAGATAAGTGATGAGGCTCAAATTTTCTCTAAAAATGAGAAAGCTGAGCTTTTAAGCTTGGTGCAAAATTATGAGCAAAATAGTACGACGCAAATTGCTATCGTGACGCTTAAATCACTAGAAAATAAAAGCATAGAAGATATCTCTCTTGAGGTAGCTAGAGGCTACAAGCTGGGACAAAAACAAAGCAGTAATGGAGTGCTTTTAATAATCACTCCAAACGAGAGAAAAGTACGTATAGAAGTTGGTTATGGGCTTGAAGGTGTGCTAACTGACGCTATATCAAGCCAGATCATAAATGATGTGATAGTGCCTAAATTTAAGCAAGGAGATATGGGCGGTGGCGTGATAGATGGCATAAGAGCCATCATAAAAGTGGCTAGTGGCGAAGAATTTGAAAGTGCGAGTGAAGATGAAGAGATACCGTTTGGAATAGTTGCCTTTTTTGCTGGCATGATCTCGTGTTTTGTCTCTGGCTTTTTAGGTAAATTTTTTATGAGAATTGGCTTTAGTGCGTGTTTTGCAGGGCTGATATCTACGGTATTTGAGCAATTTTTTGGCGTGCAAAATTACTTCATTGTCTTTGCCATTATGTTTGTAATATTTTTTATTATTTTAAAAAATGCCTTTAAAAAAAATGCTCAAAGCAAAAATACACACAGTGACTTTAGGCGCGATAGATCAGACTCAAATAGCAGTGGCAACGGCCATTCAAGCAGTTCAAGAGGTGGTGGCTTTAGTGGCGGCGGAGGCGGTTTTGGCGGAGGTGGAGCAAGTGGCAGTTGGTAAAATTTCATCAAAGATTGGCTTGTAAAGCTTAAATCCTTTAAAATATATAAAAACTTAGGAGCAAAGATGCTAGCTGGCGAGCTACTTAAAAGCCATTTTGCTAAATTTGATCTAGTGGCGGTGCTTAGTAAATTTTTAGAGCAAAGTCATTTTGATAAAGAAAAATTTGATCTGCTTAAACAAAATAACTTTAAAATTTTAGATAAAAATATAAAGCAAGAGATAGTTGGGACTGCTAGTTTTAAAGAGTTTTTTGACGATAAATTTCAGAGCTTTTTATGCGAGCTTATGCAAAGTAAAGTTTTAATTGTTTCTGGCAAAGAGTATAAATTTAGTGAGCTTGAAATTTATACTTGTTTTGATGCAAATACCTACAAAAGGCAGTGTGAGGCAGGAGAGATTTACTTTCACAACTTTGGCTTTGACATATCTTTTAAAAGCGAGCCATCGCTTTATGGTGGCGTTTTAGTAAGAAGCCTAAAGTCCTTAAACGGGCAAAATTTTATCTTTGGGCCAAGAAAATGTGCCTTGCATATCTTAAATAGCAAAATGAGCAATTTAAACTTTGATCTAAAAGAGGCTGATTTTAGAAAAGATGAGATCACTTTTGCGCCACGTATTAGATCATTTGGCGATGAAAACCAGCAAAAAAATGATTGTCTTAGAGCATTTACTGCCGAGTTTGAAAAAGCCTTAGAGTGCGATGAAAATTATAAAAAGAGATTAAATGCCTATAAAAAGGGGTGAAATTCATCTTTTTATC
Proteins encoded in this window:
- a CDS encoding LemA family protein encodes the protein MKNLIAVIIVIAALAFGAFKYINSFVALDENVNAKWSQVLNQYKRRAELVPNLVETVKGYAAHEQKIFEDVANARSKSMQVSVDASGLSDEAKMKEFMTAQSSFGLALGRLMAVSENYPELKANQNFLSLQSQLEGTQNRISVAMHDYIEAVKEYNVALRSFPNKFIASAFYPELKPKQNLEISNEEKINPKVSFEK
- a CDS encoding ABC transporter substrate-binding protein; the encoded protein is MLAGELLKSHFAKFDLVAVLSKFLEQSHFDKEKFDLLKQNNFKILDKNIKQEIVGTASFKEFFDDKFQSFLCELMQSKVLIVSGKEYKFSELEIYTCFDANTYKRQCEAGEIYFHNFGFDISFKSEPSLYGGVLVRSLKSLNGQNFIFGPRKCALHILNSKMSNLNFDLKEADFRKDEITFAPRIRSFGDENQQKNDCLRAFTAEFEKALECDENYKKRLNAYKKG